From a single Mesoaciditoga lauensis cd-1655R = DSM 25116 genomic region:
- a CDS encoding MATE family efflux transporter, which yields MKARNLTEGSVISNIIKLSWPLVAANLIQSLYNIVDTFWLGKLGALAINAPTISWPVIFLVISFAGGFGMAGTSFVSQHHGANEEEMVGEAVGQTLLITFFLSASLSLGGFFLSDSIVRWMGASKDLVPLASVFMKTIFLATPFTFGFMVYSSLLRGYGDTVTPMKLSFYSVIANMILDPLLIFGWAGFPKFGVFGAALATLLTRGVFTVYAYYLLFSGKNGLKVRKKDFIPDFGKIKQILKIGLPLGLSQTGQAVGFVVMTAIVTYFGNYTLAAFGVGNRIISLSTMFSMGISASASAIVGQNLGAKKVKRAEETVEKTLILNVLTMMAISFVMIIFRYQLIEIFVSNKNVISQGANLMFIIAFFMPFFGCMQSFMSAFNGSGHTVASMWLMISRLWFMRIPLIFLLGWSLNLGSQGIWWAMGLSNAGAALLAFILYLPGKWKTPRAMFEKTMNKV from the coding sequence TTGATACTTTTTGGCTTGGAAAATTGGGAGCTCTGGCGATAAACGCTCCCACCATCTCATGGCCGGTTATATTCTTGGTTATCTCTTTTGCTGGTGGTTTCGGAATGGCTGGCACTTCTTTCGTTTCTCAGCATCACGGTGCAAATGAAGAGGAAATGGTAGGAGAAGCTGTAGGACAGACACTTTTGATAACTTTTTTTCTTTCCGCTAGTTTAAGCTTAGGCGGATTCTTTTTGAGCGATTCGATTGTACGATGGATGGGAGCATCGAAAGATCTGGTTCCTTTGGCTTCTGTCTTTATGAAAACTATTTTCTTGGCCACACCTTTTACCTTTGGATTCATGGTTTACTCTTCTCTCTTAAGGGGGTACGGCGATACCGTTACTCCTATGAAGTTATCTTTTTACTCTGTAATTGCCAACATGATTTTAGATCCCCTCTTGATATTTGGGTGGGCAGGATTTCCAAAATTCGGCGTCTTCGGTGCTGCGCTTGCCACCTTGTTAACACGTGGGGTTTTTACCGTTTACGCTTACTACCTTTTGTTTTCTGGAAAAAACGGGTTAAAGGTGAGAAAGAAAGATTTTATCCCCGATTTTGGAAAGATAAAGCAAATACTTAAAATAGGACTTCCGCTTGGTTTAAGCCAAACGGGGCAAGCGGTAGGTTTTGTGGTTATGACGGCCATCGTCACGTATTTTGGTAACTACACCCTTGCTGCCTTTGGGGTTGGTAACAGAATAATATCGCTTTCCACGATGTTTTCCATGGGAATAAGTGCTTCCGCTTCGGCCATTGTAGGGCAAAATTTGGGAGCCAAAAAGGTAAAAAGAGCGGAAGAAACGGTCGAAAAAACTCTAATTTTAAACGTGTTGACGATGATGGCCATTTCTTTTGTTATGATAATTTTCAGATATCAACTCATCGAAATATTCGTTTCAAACAAAAACGTTATCTCACAAGGTGCAAACCTCATGTTCATAATAGCTTTTTTCATGCCTTTCTTCGGCTGCATGCAGTCTTTTATGTCAGCGTTTAACGGCTCAGGGCATACCGTGGCGAGTATGTGGTTGATGATCTCCAGGCTTTGGTTTATGAGAATACCGTTGATCTTCCTTCTTGGATGGAGTCTCAATTTAGGCTCTCAAGGGATATGGTGGGCTATGGGATTGTCTAATGCCGGCGCTGCTTTGCTCGCTTTCATATTGTACCTTCCCGGAAAGTGGAAGACTCCTCGCGCCATGTTTGAGAAAACAATGAACAAAGTATGA
- a CDS encoding ABC transporter permease produces the protein MKTYIITRVLLAVPMVLIILTIIFFVLRILPGNPVMALLGPKAPPQVIKAMEHEMGLDKPIIVQYWDYLKDIAKGDFGNSAYTGVPVIQELMQKFPATLELTIFAMIVAVSIGIFFGTYGAYHFGKTLDVAARVYSIFVYSFPVFWFGIMLQLIFGVWLHWLPVSGRSSPFMIPNHIYTGLYVIDSILNLQWDVLLDTVEHLVLPSVALGVVISSIFVRMVRSNVLLSLSSQYVVAARARGASEKKVLFKHALKNAMAPILTIMGLEFALLLAGAVLTETTFSWPGIGSYLVTRISYRDFPAIQGTIVFFALFVAIVSILVDIINAWVDPRVRY, from the coding sequence TTGAAAACTTACATTATAACAAGGGTGCTTTTAGCGGTTCCGATGGTCCTCATAATTTTAACGATCATCTTTTTTGTTTTAAGGATATTACCGGGAAACCCGGTTATGGCTTTATTGGGGCCTAAGGCTCCACCACAAGTGATAAAAGCGATGGAACATGAAATGGGGCTGGATAAACCCATAATAGTTCAGTATTGGGATTATTTGAAAGATATAGCGAAAGGAGATTTTGGAAATTCTGCTTACACTGGCGTGCCAGTTATTCAAGAATTGATGCAGAAATTTCCGGCAACGCTGGAGCTTACCATCTTCGCCATGATCGTTGCCGTATCGATAGGAATATTTTTTGGCACCTACGGGGCCTATCATTTTGGAAAAACTTTGGATGTAGCTGCTCGAGTTTATTCGATTTTCGTTTACTCTTTTCCCGTCTTTTGGTTTGGAATAATGCTTCAACTTATTTTCGGAGTGTGGCTTCATTGGCTACCGGTTTCTGGAAGATCTTCTCCCTTTATGATTCCCAACCATATCTACACTGGTTTATATGTTATTGACTCCATTTTAAATCTTCAGTGGGATGTGCTTTTGGATACCGTTGAGCACCTCGTGTTGCCATCTGTTGCATTGGGTGTTGTCATTTCAAGTATATTCGTAAGGATGGTCAGATCTAACGTATTGCTTTCTCTGTCAAGCCAATATGTTGTGGCTGCTCGGGCAAGGGGAGCATCTGAAAAAAAAGTGCTTTTCAAACACGCTCTAAAGAACGCCATGGCACCGATCCTAACGATAATGGGTTTGGAATTCGCCCTCTTATTGGCCGGAGCGGTTTTAACCGAAACGACCTTTTCCTGGCCTGGCATAGGAAGTTATCTTGTAACCCGTATAAGCTACAGAGATTTTCCGGCAATACAGGGGACCATAGTTTTCTTTGCACTTTTCGTGGCAATTGTGAGTATATTGGTTGATATCATAAATGCGTGGGTAGACCCGCGGGTGAGGTACTGA
- a CDS encoding ABC transporter substrate-binding protein codes for MKKYAIFAVTLILLVSAVSMFAMSAKDYVIVGTTDKVTSLDPAKAYEYFSDNILQNVMTGLVEYIPGTTKLVPALAKSWEISPDGLTYTFHLKSGLKFSNGDPINAQAFKFSIDRVIRLKQNPSFLLADVVKDVKVIDDLDFEIHLKYPFAPFINILAFTVSYPVDPKVYPADKVYNGLPVASGPYMITKLVRGQEVELRRNPNYYGKPAKTPIILLKIYRAANNLYMALLNGEVDVAYRTLLPQQFAQIENNPKFKVYVGKSPFIREVVFDVNVKPFDNPRVREAISYAINRKQISTEIFKSQVVPLYTLIPDGMWGHKNVMPKYDPQKAIEILKSLGYSKSNPLKISLWYTPSHYGSTESDLALTIKNNLEATGLVKCEVKYAEWATYIDYWTKGVMGMFLLGWYPDYFDPDDYMWPFLESKASPSMGSYYSNKTVDQLLLDARLLSDVPGRTALYSAVQDIMVKEAPYVPLFQGEQQVVAKPEVGGILMDPVQIFRYYLLYKK; via the coding sequence TTGAAGAAGTATGCAATTTTTGCGGTAACGTTGATTTTGTTAGTGTCGGCCGTATCCATGTTCGCAATGTCGGCCAAAGATTACGTCATAGTGGGTACAACGGATAAGGTGACTTCTTTAGATCCTGCAAAAGCTTACGAGTATTTCTCGGATAACATTTTGCAGAACGTCATGACTGGATTGGTGGAATACATACCCGGAACGACGAAGCTGGTACCGGCTTTGGCAAAAAGCTGGGAGATATCTCCGGATGGGTTAACGTACACGTTCCATCTCAAGAGCGGACTGAAATTTTCGAATGGAGATCCCATAAACGCCCAAGCTTTCAAATTCTCCATCGATAGGGTAATAAGGCTGAAACAGAACCCTTCGTTCTTGTTGGCTGATGTGGTAAAAGACGTAAAGGTTATAGACGACTTGGATTTTGAGATCCATTTGAAATACCCGTTTGCGCCTTTTATAAACATCCTTGCTTTCACAGTTTCCTATCCTGTGGATCCAAAAGTTTATCCAGCCGATAAAGTTTACAACGGCCTTCCAGTTGCAAGCGGTCCTTACATGATCACGAAGCTTGTAAGAGGACAAGAAGTTGAACTCAGAAGGAATCCAAACTATTACGGAAAGCCAGCCAAGACTCCTATAATTCTCCTTAAGATTTACAGGGCTGCAAACAACCTTTACATGGCCTTGCTTAACGGAGAAGTTGACGTGGCTTACAGGACGCTCCTTCCACAGCAATTTGCGCAGATAGAAAACAACCCCAAATTCAAGGTTTACGTTGGAAAGAGCCCGTTCATAAGGGAAGTTGTTTTCGATGTCAACGTTAAACCATTTGACAATCCAAGAGTAAGAGAAGCGATATCTTACGCCATAAACAGAAAACAGATATCGACTGAAATATTCAAATCCCAGGTTGTTCCTCTTTACACGCTTATTCCAGATGGCATGTGGGGACACAAGAACGTTATGCCTAAGTACGATCCACAAAAGGCTATTGAGATCCTTAAATCATTGGGATACTCAAAGAGCAATCCTTTGAAAATATCCTTGTGGTACACGCCAAGCCATTACGGTTCAACTGAATCCGATTTGGCTTTGACCATTAAGAACAATTTGGAAGCAACGGGATTGGTGAAATGTGAAGTTAAATACGCAGAGTGGGCTACTTACATAGACTACTGGACGAAAGGCGTTATGGGAATGTTCCTCCTTGGATGGTACCCAGACTACTTCGATCCAGATGATTACATGTGGCCATTCTTGGAGAGCAAAGCCAGCCCATCAATGGGTTCGTACTACTCCAACAAGACTGTTGACCAACTCTTGCTCGATGCCAGGTTGCTCAGTGACGTACCAGGCAGGACGGCTCTTTACAGTGCTGTTCAAGACATAATGGTAAAAGAGGCTCCTTACGTTCCTCTTTTCCAAGGAGAACAACAAGTGGTTGCGAAACCGGAAGTTGGCGGAATCTTGATGGATCCTGTCCAAATATTCAGATATTACCTCTTGTACAAAAAATAA
- a CDS encoding ABC transporter permease subunit: protein MISSRIGHGFRQLLGDSSGILAFIGLILLTFFIFLAIFAPFISPYSPIKPSGTPLLSPQWGHIMGTDNLGYDVFSRFIWGSRMALLIAVIATSIAAFIGIPTGLFVGYVGGTTDRIVTMIMDSIYTFPGLILAIAIAAMLGPGVVNIALSIAVVYIPTYYRVIRSQVSTIKSELYVEGARSIGAKTMTIIGKYILPNVLPSTIVVLSMNIADAVMTEAGLSFLGLGIAPPVPDWGYDLAKGQQFLLQNDWWMVVFPGIAIILLVLGFSMFAEGIDEYLNPNIGEKR from the coding sequence ATGATAAGTTCAAGAATAGGCCATGGTTTCCGCCAACTTTTGGGTGATTCTTCTGGAATACTGGCCTTCATAGGTTTAATACTGTTGACGTTTTTCATCTTTTTGGCTATTTTTGCTCCATTTATCTCTCCATATAGCCCCATTAAACCCTCTGGAACTCCATTATTAAGCCCTCAATGGGGACATATCATGGGAACGGATAACTTGGGATATGACGTTTTCAGCCGTTTCATATGGGGCTCCAGGATGGCGCTTCTAATAGCGGTTATAGCCACATCGATAGCCGCTTTCATCGGCATACCAACCGGTTTGTTCGTTGGATATGTAGGAGGGACCACCGATAGGATTGTTACGATGATAATGGATTCCATTTACACCTTTCCAGGCTTGATACTCGCCATAGCGATAGCCGCAATGCTTGGTCCTGGAGTTGTAAATATAGCCCTTTCTATAGCCGTTGTTTACATACCCACTTATTACAGGGTTATAAGAAGCCAGGTGAGTACCATAAAATCGGAACTCTACGTTGAAGGGGCTCGTTCGATCGGTGCCAAAACCATGACGATCATAGGGAAGTACATCTTACCGAACGTTTTGCCTTCAACTATAGTGGTGCTTTCAATGAACATAGCCGATGCCGTTATGACCGAAGCCGGCTTGAGTTTCTTGGGTCTAGGAATCGCGCCGCCTGTTCCAGACTGGGGCTACGATTTGGCAAAAGGGCAGCAGTTCTTGCTTCAAAATGATTGGTGGATGGTCGTCTTCCCGGGAATAGCCATAATTTTGTTGGTGTTGGGATTCAGCATGTTCGCTGAAGGGATAGACGAATATCTTAATCCTAATATCGGAGAAAAGCGGTGA